A section of the Citrobacter farmeri genome encodes:
- a CDS encoding IclR family transcriptional regulator: MKKITTSIPALDKIMRVFAYLMECDGATFTQIHQNSGIAKSSTSSLLTGMVAHGLLRQEKDKYYLGLRLYELGNKAAEQYDIKKIALPVLEEIRDATGLTCHLGVLEGDSPIYLLKLESPQAIVIRSWEGKRLSLHSSGLGKVLIAWLNSEDLDELLPPDQVLTRYTETTITDVNILKQELAGIRQRGWGYDNEEDSLGVRCIAVPVFNAEGKVVAALSVSGVAFQIPDDKREALATQMMDASRRLSSMLR, from the coding sequence ATGAAAAAAATCACAACATCGATTCCCGCCCTCGACAAAATTATGCGCGTTTTCGCTTATCTGATGGAATGCGATGGCGCGACATTCACGCAGATCCATCAGAATTCTGGGATCGCAAAAAGTAGTACCTCCTCTTTACTGACGGGGATGGTTGCGCATGGCTTATTGCGTCAGGAAAAAGACAAATATTACCTGGGGTTACGTCTCTACGAATTAGGGAATAAAGCCGCTGAACAGTACGATATTAAAAAAATAGCGTTGCCGGTACTGGAAGAAATTCGTGATGCGACAGGGTTAACCTGTCATCTTGGCGTGCTTGAAGGCGATTCCCCCATTTATCTTCTCAAGCTCGAAAGCCCACAAGCGATTGTGATACGCAGTTGGGAAGGTAAGCGCCTTTCGCTGCATAGTTCGGGCCTGGGGAAAGTGCTGATTGCCTGGCTTAATTCGGAAGACCTGGATGAGCTGCTGCCGCCCGATCAGGTGCTGACCCGTTATACTGAAACGACGATTACCGATGTGAATATCCTGAAGCAGGAATTAGCCGGGATCCGTCAGCGTGGCTGGGGCTATGATAACGAAGAAGATTCTTTGGGCGTACGTTGCATCGCCGTGCCCGTATTTAATGCCGAAGGGAAGGTGGTAGCCGCATTGAGCGTGTCGGGCGTCGCGTTCCAGATCCCGGATGATAAACGAGAAGCGCTTGCCACACAGATGATGGATGCCAGTCGTCGCCTGTCGTCAATGTTGCGCTAG
- the ilvD gene encoding dihydroxy-acid dehydratase, with amino-acid sequence MSQKCQHARDLWSQLDALRLGMNYTKEDVNKLQVLVDDCYGESHPGSFHLNHLGDEAVLGIHESGGRAVRHHVTDICDGWGQGHDGMNYILASREAIANMVEIHASVVPYDAGILISSCDKSIPAHLIAAARLNLPMLHIPGGSMRPAPNMSTSDLGGITAKLKKGEIGIQQVEAMQQCGCPTAGACQFMGTASTMQCMSEALGLALPGSALLPSTLAEIRRIARSAGHQALYLAEKNITTHKILTPAAFENAIKVHAAIGGSTNAMIHLPAIAHELGWELKPELFDQINNEIPYLTNIQPSGQYVTEMMWFAGGVPMVQWYLRDYLDLDVLTVTGRTLGENLEMLHQSGFFTRNHGYLSNYRVSPEEVIRKPENATKKGSIAVLKGNIAPEGAVIKYAACAPDMHHHIGPARVFNSEEDAQQAIIHNHIEPGDVIFIRYEGAKGSGAPEMLMTTDAIVYDKRLDGKVALITDGRFSGATSGPCVGHVSPEAADGGPIALVEDGDLIEMDVKGRKLNIVGIHGEHKTEEEIQRCLERRRTNWTKPDYSNRRGVFKQFTTNATSLMAGAWIK; translated from the coding sequence ATGAGTCAGAAATGCCAACACGCCCGTGACCTGTGGTCACAACTGGACGCCCTGCGTCTGGGGATGAATTACACCAAAGAAGATGTCAATAAGCTGCAGGTTCTGGTGGATGACTGCTATGGCGAAAGTCATCCCGGTAGTTTTCATCTTAATCATCTGGGCGATGAAGCCGTCCTGGGCATTCACGAAAGCGGCGGTCGTGCCGTTCGTCATCATGTGACCGATATTTGCGATGGCTGGGGTCAGGGCCATGACGGGATGAACTATATCTTAGCCTCCCGCGAGGCTATTGCGAACATGGTCGAAATCCATGCTTCTGTCGTACCTTATGATGCCGGCATCTTGATCTCGAGTTGTGATAAATCGATCCCGGCGCATTTGATCGCTGCTGCGCGCCTGAATCTACCGATGCTGCATATTCCCGGTGGCTCAATGCGTCCGGCGCCGAATATGAGTACTTCGGATCTCGGGGGGATTACCGCCAAACTCAAGAAAGGCGAGATAGGCATTCAGCAGGTGGAGGCCATGCAGCAGTGTGGTTGCCCAACGGCAGGCGCTTGCCAGTTTATGGGTACCGCCAGCACGATGCAGTGCATGTCTGAAGCGCTGGGACTTGCCTTGCCGGGAAGTGCATTACTCCCCTCCACGCTGGCGGAAATTCGTCGCATTGCGCGAAGCGCCGGTCATCAGGCGTTATACCTGGCGGAGAAAAATATCACGACGCATAAGATCCTCACTCCTGCCGCCTTTGAAAACGCCATTAAGGTCCATGCCGCCATTGGCGGCAGTACCAACGCCATGATCCATCTCCCGGCAATCGCCCATGAACTGGGTTGGGAACTGAAACCTGAACTGTTTGACCAGATAAACAATGAGATCCCTTACCTCACCAATATTCAACCCAGCGGCCAGTACGTTACAGAAATGATGTGGTTCGCGGGCGGTGTGCCAATGGTGCAATGGTATCTTCGCGACTATCTGGATCTGGATGTCCTGACGGTGACAGGCCGGACGCTGGGTGAAAACCTGGAGATGCTCCATCAGTCCGGTTTCTTTACCCGCAACCACGGTTATCTGAGTAATTATCGGGTCAGCCCGGAAGAGGTGATTCGTAAGCCGGAAAACGCGACCAAGAAAGGGTCGATTGCCGTGCTAAAAGGCAATATCGCGCCAGAAGGCGCGGTTATCAAATACGCCGCCTGCGCACCAGATATGCATCACCATATCGGCCCTGCGCGCGTCTTCAATTCGGAAGAGGATGCCCAACAAGCCATTATTCATAACCACATCGAACCGGGTGATGTCATTTTTATCCGTTATGAAGGAGCGAAAGGGTCGGGAGCACCGGAAATGCTCATGACCACAGACGCGATTGTTTACGACAAACGTCTTGATGGCAAAGTCGCCCTGATTACCGATGGTCGTTTCTCCGGCGCGACCAGCGGTCCTTGCGTCGGCCATGTATCTCCGGAAGCGGCCGATGGCGGTCCCATTGCACTTGTCGAAGACGGCGACCTTATCGAAATGGACGTCAAAGGCCGCAAGCTCAACATTGTTGGTATTCACGGGGAGCATAAAACGGAAGAAGAAATACAGCGCTGTCTTGAACGTCGTCGGACAAACTGGACGAAACCGGATTATTCAAACCGACGCGGTGTCTTTAAGCAATTTACGACCAATGCAACCTCATTAATGGCGGGAGCCTGGATTAAATAA
- a CDS encoding dihydrodipicolinate synthase family protein gives MMQTEKFHGVFPPVPTIVNAQGELDKKGMATLLDHLIANQVNGVLLLGSGGEFCHMTKEQRLEAAEFCVQHINHRIPVLLGISSTCTQDVIHYGLHADRLEVDAVLVLNPYYARLTDDYIYHHFKTVAESIKTPVILYNFPALTGQDLSIDLITRLAHDIPNIIGIKDTVDNISHIREIINTVRPVRPDFVIFSGYDEYMMDTLIMGGNGGIPATANFAPQLTCGIYRAWCEKEYETLFRLQRRLSALSTIYSLDTPFFGIIKKAIQLSGIDIPVEVMPPVQPANEAHIASLKKVLQRAGL, from the coding sequence ATTATGCAAACAGAAAAATTCCACGGTGTCTTTCCGCCAGTTCCCACCATTGTTAATGCGCAGGGAGAGTTAGATAAAAAAGGGATGGCGACCTTACTCGACCATCTTATTGCGAACCAGGTGAACGGCGTATTATTGCTCGGCAGCGGCGGTGAGTTCTGCCACATGACAAAAGAGCAGCGTCTGGAAGCCGCCGAGTTCTGTGTTCAACATATCAATCATCGGATTCCTGTGCTGTTAGGGATTAGCAGTACCTGCACGCAAGACGTCATTCACTACGGTCTGCATGCCGATCGTCTGGAAGTGGATGCCGTCCTGGTCCTCAATCCTTATTACGCCAGGCTGACCGATGATTATATTTATCATCATTTCAAAACCGTCGCAGAAAGCATCAAAACGCCGGTTATTCTTTATAACTTCCCTGCGCTCACCGGCCAGGATCTCAGTATTGATTTAATTACCCGACTGGCACATGACATTCCCAATATCATTGGCATAAAAGATACGGTGGATAACATTAGTCATATTCGCGAAATCATCAATACCGTACGACCGGTTCGCCCTGACTTTGTTATTTTCTCTGGTTACGATGAATATATGATGGACACGTTGATCATGGGGGGAAATGGCGGGATCCCTGCAACGGCTAATTTTGCTCCGCAGTTAACCTGTGGAATTTATCGCGCCTGGTGCGAAAAAGAGTATGAGACTCTGTTTCGCCTACAACGCAGACTCTCCGCGCTATCGACCATTTACAGCCTCGATACCCCTTTCTTCGGGATTATCAAAAAAGCCATCCAGCTCAGCGGCATTGATATCCCGGTAGAGGTCATGCCTCCGGTACAACCGGCAAATGAAGCACATATCGCCAGCCTGAAAAAGGTTTTACAGCGCGCCGGATTATAA